In the Streptomyces sp. 3214.6 genome, TGCCCGCGAGCACGGCTCGCGTGTGCCGGTATCGCTTTCGCATCCGCTGGTGTTCCCCTCGCTCCTCGAACAACGCCCCCCTATGACAACGCGCGGGAGTTCCCGGCGAATCATCACCCACAAGATGGAACGCTTCCCGCCCGTACAGGCGTCCTGCCGAGTGAATGGCGGTGGTTTCACGGCACTGGGACCGACGGTACGTCACACTCCTTGCGCCGCCGCAGGGTAGCCTCGCCATCAACGCGGCTGTCCGCCACCGCCGCCACGCCAGCCTGCAAGACTGTCCCGCTCTGCCCGGAGGTCCCGGTGACGACACGTGGAGTTCTGTACGTGCACTCCGCGCCGCGCGCGCTGTGCCCGCACGTCGAGTGGGCGGTGGCCGGGGTGCTCGGCACGCGCGTCAGCCTCGACTGGATCCGGCAGCCCGCCGCGCCCGGCACCTGGCGCTCGGAGTTCTCCTTCAAGGGCGAGGCCGGCACGGCGTCCAAGCTGGCGTCGGCGCTGAGAGGCTGGCACCTGCTGCGCTTCGAGGTCACCGCCGAACCCTGCGCCACCGCCGAGGGCGAGCGCTAC is a window encoding:
- a CDS encoding DUF3145 domain-containing protein; the protein is MTTRGVLYVHSAPRALCPHVEWAVAGVLGTRVSLDWIRQPAAPGTWRSEFSFKGEAGTASKLASALRGWHLLRFEVTAEPCATAEGERYSCTPDLGIFHAVTGIHGDILIPEDRLRAALLRSRRGETDLESELSKLLGKPWDDELEPFRYAGEGAPVRWLHQVV